The Zingiber officinale cultivar Zhangliang chromosome 9A, Zo_v1.1, whole genome shotgun sequence genome window below encodes:
- the LOC122018853 gene encoding heat shock 70 kDa protein 17-like — translation MRTFSAGVWIVLVIISMLSFFPTPSQSAVSSVDLGSEWMKVAVVNLKPGQIPISIAINEMSKRKSPALVAFHGGDRLVSEEAAGIAARYPDKVYSFVRDMIGKPYKYVKDLTESLYLSYDLVEDSRGAAGIRIDDGVTVYSAEELLAMVLSYGISLAESHARVPVKDAVISVPPFFGQTERRALIQAAQLAGINVLSLINEHAGAALQYGIDKDFSNESRHVIFYDMGSSSTYAALVYFSAYSAKEFGRTVSVNQFQVKDVRWDAKLGGQDMELRLVEHFADEFNKQLGSGVDVRKSPKAMAKLKKQVKRTKEILSANTAAPISVESLLDDIDFRSTISREKFEELCSDLWERALVPVKEVLKHSGIKLNEIYAVELIGGATRVPKLQVKLQEFLGRSDLDRHLDADEATVLGASLHAANLSDGIKLNRKLGMIDGSSYGFLLDLDGPELLKDENTDTLLIPRMKKMAIKLFRSFKHDKDFEASLSYDKAGELPPGVSSYKFAEYSIVGLSEASEKYSTRNISSPIKANLHFSFSRSGILSLDRADAVIEISEWVEVPKKNTTTENNSTTNFDASSETSTDTISQDSTETLEAAEDNNIPSNSTESEKEAIIVTEKILKKKTFRIPLKVVEKTIGPGSILPKDLFLEAKMRLEALDKKDAERRRTAELKNSLEEYIYSIREKIEDNVEVEKVSSEEERRSFTDKLSEVQEWLYTDGEDASANEFKERLELLKAIGDPIFFRLNELNAQPVACQHARVYLSELQKIVSNWETNKPWIPKDKVEEVLSEAEKLKNWLEEKEELQKKTSVFFTPIFTSEEVNQKVNKLQDKVASVNRIPKPKPKIEKPPKEETVSQDNNTSTSDGTSDEPTSETEQTNDSVDASNSKTDEESAHDEL, via the exons ATGAGGACATTTTCAGCGGGAGTCTGGATCGTTTTGGTGATTATTTCAATGCTGTCCTTTTTTCCGACTCCTTCCCAATCTGCTGTTTCCAGCGTCGATCTCGGCTCAGAATGGATGAAGGTGGCCGTTGTGAACTTGAAACCCGGCCAGATCCCGATCTCAATCGCAATCAACGAAATGTCGAAGCGAAAGTCCCCGGCCCTCGTGGCCTTCCACGGTGGCGACCGCCTTGTTAGCGAGGAGGCCGCTGGGATCGCCGCCCGGTACCCCGACAAAGTCTACTCTTTCGTTCGTGACATGATCGGGAAACCTTACAAGTATGTGAAGGATCTAACCGAGTCGCTCTACCTTTCGTACGATCTCGTCGAGGACTCAAGAGGGGCCGCTGGTATCAGGATCGATGATGGCGTAACCGTGTATAGTGCAGAGGAGTTGCTTGCTATGGTACTTAGCTATGGAATTAGCTTAGCGGAGTCCCACGCGAGGGTCCCTGTGAAGGATGCTGTAATTTCGGTGCCACCGTTCTTTGGCCAGACGGAAAGGAGAGCATTAATTCAGGCCGCTCAACTGGCGGGGATCAATGTGCTTTCGCTGATTAATGAGCACGCAGGAGCAGCTTTGCAGTACGGCATTGATAAGGATTTCTCAAATGAGTCGCGACATGTGATATTTTACGATATGGGTTCCAGTAGTACCTACGCTGCTCTAGTTTATTTTTCGGCATACAGTGCAAAGGAGTTCGGGAGGACGGTCTCGGTAAACCAGTTTCAG GTAAAAGATGTTAGATGGGATGCTAAACTTGGAGGACAAGATATGGAATTGAGGCTAGTGGAACACTTTGCTGATGAGTTCAATAAGCAATTAGGAAGTGGGGTTGATGTAAGGAAGTCTCCTAAGGCAATGGCAAAATTGAAGAAGCAAGTCAAGCGGACCAAAGAAATTTTGAGTGCTAATACAGCCGCACCAATTTCTGTTGAATCCCTCTTAGATGATATTGATTTCAG AAGTACCATATCACGGGAGAAGTTTGAAGAACTTTGTTCAGACTTATGGGAGAGGGCACTTGTTCCAGTAAAAGAAGTGTTGAAACATTCTGGTATaaagctaaatgaaatatatgctGTGGAGCTGATTGGCGGAGCCACTCGTGTGCCGAAGTTACAG gtgaagctccaagaatttctAGGAAGGAGCGATCTGGACAGGCATCTTGATGCTGATGAAGCAACAGTTCTTGGTGCATCATTGCATGCTGCAAATCTGAGTGATGGAATCAAGTTGAATCGTAAATTGGGAATGATTGATGGATCTTCTTATGGCTTTTTGCTTGACCTAGATGGCCCTGAACTTCTGAAAGATGAGAATACTGATACACTACTtattccaaggatgaagaaaatggCCATTAAG TTATTTAGGTCTTTCAAACATGACAAGGATTTTGAAGCTTCACTCAGCTATGACAAAGCAGGTGAACTGCCTCCGGGAGTTTCTTCATATAAATTTGCAGAATATTCAATTGTAGGTCTGTCTGAAGCCAGTGAAAA GTACTCAACTCGCAACATCTCCTCTCCCATCAAAGCCAATCTGCATTTTTCTTTCAGCAGAAGTGGAATTTTATCTCTTGATCGAGCAGATGCAGTCATTGAGATATCTGAGTGGGTAGAAGTTCCGAAGAAAAACACAACAACCGAGAATAATTCTACTACTAATTTTGACGCATCTTCGGAAACTAGCACGGACACTATTTCACAGGATAGCACAGAAACCTTGGAGGCTGCTGAGGATAACAATATTCCATCTAACTCTACCGAGTCTGAGAAAGAAGCAATTATTGTTACTGAAAAAATATTGAAGAAGAAAACCTTTAGGATTCCCTTGAAG GTAGTGGAAAAAACTATAGGTCCTGGATCGATTCTTCCTAAAGATTTGTTTTTGGAGGCTAAGATGAGATTAGAAGCACTTGACAAAAAAGATGCAGAAAGAAGGAGAACTGCAGAGCTTAAAAATAGCCTTGAAGAGTATATATATTCTATAAGAGAAAAG ATAGAAGACAATGTTGAAGTTGAGAAAGTTTCATCTGAAGAAGAACGCCGTTCCTTCACAGATAAACTTAGTGAA GTCCAAGAATGGTTATACACTGACGGCGAGGATGCATCAGCGAATGAATTCAAAGAGCGTCTGGAATTACTCAAAGccattggggacccaatatttttCAG ATTGAATGAGTTAAATGCACAACCAGTTGCTTGTCAACATGCCCGAGTGTATCTCAGTGAGCTGCAAAAG ATTGTAAGTAACTGGGAAACAAATAAGCCATGGATTCCTAAAGACAAAGTTGAGGAG GTATTGAGTGAAGCAGAGAAGCTAAAGAATTGgctggaagaaaaggaggagctaCAAAAGAA GACCTCTGTTTTTTTCACTCCAATTTTCACGTCAGAAGAAGTTAACCAAAAAGTGAACAAGCTTCAGGATAAG GTGGCCAGTGTTAACAGAATTCCAAAGCCAAAACCTAAAATTGAGAAACCTCCAAAGGAAGAAACAGTAAGCCAAGATAACAATACAAGCACCTCCGATGGCACTTCTGACGAACCAACATCTGAGACTGAGCAAACTAATGATTCTGTTGATGCATCCAATTCTAAAACTGATGAAGAAAGTGCTCATGACGAGTTATGA